The following proteins are co-located in the Pseudomonas sp. ATCC 13867 genome:
- the tssG gene encoding type VI secretion system baseplate subunit TssG: MATPGRPAHHSLSRRLRAEPHRFEWLQALLLLEHEQPQATPLGHGSRPDAEALRLRGPLTPVFAPSQIDALEDEDGRPLLSTSIFGLGGADGALPYAYQEWLQQRARQKDHAPGEFLDLFQHRLLSLLYRVLRKHRLAVGFQAPAEAPLRQPLRALVGLLPAALHERGPLPDASVLARSAHFAGNRRSLVGFAVILREQFGIPAQCEAYAGAWREIPPARRSMLKRGGANLGLGRDAIAGTRVWDEHAGFHLRLGPLDETTARHFLPDGAAYPLLAHLCALYFGPDLDCRLRLLVRASGPLALGRGNAPRLNWNTGLRRSGGAVQPIDLTLRHAEMP, translated from the coding sequence ATGGCAACCCCAGGCCGGCCAGCCCATCACTCTCTGAGCCGGCGCCTGCGCGCCGAGCCGCATCGTTTCGAGTGGCTGCAGGCCCTGCTCCTGCTGGAGCACGAACAACCCCAGGCAACGCCCCTGGGCCACGGTAGCCGTCCGGATGCCGAAGCGCTGCGCCTGCGCGGGCCGCTGACGCCGGTCTTCGCCCCCAGCCAGATCGATGCACTGGAAGACGAGGACGGCCGGCCGCTGCTGAGCACCTCCATCTTCGGCCTGGGCGGGGCCGACGGCGCCCTGCCCTACGCTTACCAGGAGTGGCTGCAGCAGCGCGCACGGCAGAAGGATCATGCGCCTGGCGAGTTCCTCGACCTGTTCCAGCACCGCCTGCTCAGCCTGCTCTACCGGGTGTTGCGCAAGCACCGGCTGGCCGTGGGTTTCCAGGCACCGGCAGAGGCTCCCCTGCGACAGCCGCTGCGCGCCCTGGTCGGCCTGCTGCCTGCGGCCCTGCACGAGCGCGGCCCGCTACCCGACGCCAGCGTCCTCGCCCGCAGTGCGCACTTCGCCGGCAATCGCCGCTCACTGGTCGGCTTCGCCGTCATACTCCGCGAACAGTTCGGCATTCCCGCCCAGTGCGAAGCCTATGCCGGCGCCTGGCGCGAGATCCCCCCGGCCAGGCGCAGCATGCTGAAGCGCGGCGGCGCCAACCTCGGGCTGGGCCGCGACGCCATCGCCGGTACCCGCGTCTGGGACGAGCACGCCGGCTTCCACCTGCGCCTCGGCCCGCTGGACGAAACCACCGCCCGGCACTTCCTCCCCGATGGTGCCGCCTATCCATTGCTGGCACATCTGTGCGCGCTGTACTTCGGCCCCGACCTCGACTGCCGGCTGCGCCTGCTGGTGCGCGCCAGCGGGCCGCTCGCCCTCGGTCGCGGCAATGCCCCACGGCTGAACTGGAACACCGGCCTGCGCCGCAGCGGCGGCGCCGTGCAGCCCATCGACCTGACCCTGCGCCACGCGGAGATGCCCTGA
- the tssK gene encoding type VI secretion system baseplate subunit TssK has product MRVLPDAVCWHEGMQLLPQHFQLQGLRAEVLSARLAHAANPWFWGLEHLELDPSALSGGVVRILALEAILPDGLPVSLGQGDTLVFDATAAVAGSVDAGITLYLALSPLARGGQVLPLKGRLQSASGPAVPDLASGENPEPIVVWRPAPRLVTEAQRADSVCLPLLRIGKDAGGFVCLPYVAPTPRIAPASPLGQALVGLCARAREKCVFLAGRLRQAQQAENTEDSQEIRRQLAALWSRLPELEAALYSGAASPAHLHGLLCGMTGSWSVLDPLGGVPAFPTFDFNELLRTFTPVIEWLEVTLGRVRAGYRSLAFERSGHDFALALPDLSSPVQRLVIGLRMPPGCGEEQAHEWLSRCIVASEASLAILGRQRMSGLEHLPMSRAEQIAYSVGEDTHLFVVQAEGDWFDPAQRLCLRASALGTGNGPWQVVLFIVDGAGGA; this is encoded by the coding sequence GTGAGAGTTCTGCCTGACGCAGTTTGTTGGCACGAAGGGATGCAACTGCTTCCCCAGCACTTCCAGTTGCAGGGGTTGCGCGCCGAAGTGTTGTCCGCGCGCCTGGCCCATGCGGCCAATCCCTGGTTCTGGGGGCTCGAACACCTGGAGCTGGACCCTTCCGCACTGAGTGGCGGCGTGGTGCGCATCCTGGCGCTGGAGGCGATCCTTCCCGATGGCTTGCCGGTCAGCCTGGGGCAGGGCGATACGCTGGTCTTCGATGCCACCGCGGCCGTCGCCGGTTCCGTCGATGCCGGCATCACTCTCTACCTGGCTCTCAGTCCGCTGGCTCGTGGCGGCCAGGTGTTGCCGCTGAAGGGGCGCCTGCAGTCTGCCAGCGGGCCGGCGGTGCCGGACCTGGCCAGTGGCGAGAATCCCGAACCCATCGTGGTCTGGCGCCCGGCGCCGCGCCTGGTGACCGAGGCGCAACGCGCCGATTCGGTGTGCCTGCCGCTGTTGCGCATCGGCAAGGATGCCGGCGGTTTCGTCTGCCTGCCTTATGTCGCGCCGACACCGCGGATCGCGCCGGCTTCACCGCTGGGCCAGGCGCTGGTGGGGCTGTGCGCCCGTGCGCGGGAGAAGTGCGTGTTCCTTGCCGGCCGCCTGCGCCAGGCGCAGCAGGCGGAGAACACCGAGGACAGCCAGGAAATCCGCCGCCAGCTGGCTGCGCTCTGGTCACGGCTACCGGAGCTTGAGGCGGCGCTCTACAGCGGCGCGGCGAGCCCGGCGCACCTGCACGGGCTGTTGTGCGGCATGACCGGCAGTTGGAGCGTGCTGGACCCGCTGGGCGGCGTGCCGGCTTTCCCGACCTTCGACTTCAACGAACTGCTGCGTACTTTCACTCCAGTGATCGAGTGGCTGGAAGTGACCCTCGGGCGGGTGCGCGCAGGCTACCGCAGCCTGGCCTTCGAGCGTTCGGGGCATGACTTCGCCCTGGCCCTGCCGGACCTGAGCTCGCCGGTCCAGCGCCTGGTCATCGGCTTGCGCATGCCGCCGGGCTGCGGTGAGGAGCAGGCGCACGAGTGGTTATCGCGCTGCATCGTCGCTTCCGAAGCGAGCCTGGCGATACTGGGCCGGCAACGCATGTCGGGGCTCGAACATCTGCCCATGAGCCGCGCTGAGCAGATCGCCTACAGCGTGGGCGAGGACACCCACCTGTTCGTCGTGCAGGCCGAGGGCGACTGGTTCGATCCTGCACAGCGCCTGTGCCTGCGGGCGTCCGCCCTGGGAACTGGCAACGGCCCCTGGCAGGTGGTGCTGTTCATCGTGGACGGCGCCGGCGGCGCCTGA
- a CDS encoding Hcp family type VI secretion system effector — MDAILLDLGDDIKGDSLLAGFEDKIEIMSYSHNVAMQVTNDVSNSERTSGKPHIGEFTLTKFVDTSTPTLNEYCCSGKAIPTAILTIGRNAAEGDGKVMPFITYTLNNVVLSNVSVSGGAGGKPVETLSLNFTKIKWELTAQKDDGSKEGTAASTWDMAANKLAS; from the coding sequence ATGGATGCGATACTTCTCGACCTGGGCGACGACATCAAGGGCGACAGCCTGCTGGCCGGCTTCGAAGACAAGATCGAAATCATGTCCTACAGCCACAACGTCGCCATGCAGGTGACTAACGATGTCAGCAACTCCGAGCGCACCTCCGGCAAGCCGCATATCGGCGAGTTCACCCTGACCAAGTTCGTCGACACCTCCACCCCGACGCTCAACGAATACTGCTGCTCCGGCAAAGCCATCCCCACCGCCATCCTCACCATCGGGCGCAACGCCGCCGAAGGCGACGGCAAGGTCATGCCCTTCATCACCTACACCCTGAACAACGTGGTGCTGTCCAACGTCAGCGTCAGCGGCGGCGCCGGCGGCAAGCCGGTGGAAACCCTGTCGCTGAACTTCACCAAGATCAAATGGGAGCTCACCGCGCAGAAGGACGACGGCAGCAAGGAAGGCACCGCCGCCTCGACCTGGGACATGGCCGCCAACAAGCTGGCCAGCTAA
- the tssC gene encoding type VI secretion system contractile sheath large subunit produces the protein MAKPSSAAAQGAEGSTQTLDLLDHIIAEGRMAHDDSQQEYARDMLAEFATQVLDEGMSVSKDTVAMINERIGRIDELISAQLNQILHHPEVQQLESSWRGLHQLVQNSETGARLKLRLLNVSQQDLQNDLEKAVEFDQSALFKKIYEEEYGTFGGHPFSLLLGDYSFGRHPQDIALLEKLSNVAAAAHAPFIAAASPRLFDMGSFTELAVPRDLSKVFESLELIKWRSFRESEDSRYVSLALPRFLVRLPYGPETLPVEGMNFIEDVDGSDHAKYLWGNAAWVLAQRITDAFSKYGWCAAIRGSEGGGAVEGLPAHTFRTQAGDLSLKCPTEVAITDRREKELNDLGFIALCHKKNTDLAVFFGGQSTNKPRQYNTNEANANARLSAMLPYVLAASRFAHYLKVIMRDKVGSFMTRDNVQTYLNNWIADYVLINDNAPQEIKAQYPLREARVDVSEVAGKPGVYRATVFLRPHFQLEELTASIRLVASLPPPVAA, from the coding sequence ATGGCCAAACCCAGTTCGGCTGCGGCGCAAGGCGCCGAAGGCAGCACCCAGACCCTCGACCTGCTCGACCACATCATCGCCGAAGGCCGCATGGCCCACGACGACAGCCAGCAGGAATATGCCCGCGACATGCTCGCGGAGTTCGCCACCCAGGTCCTCGACGAAGGCATGAGCGTCAGCAAGGACACCGTGGCCATGATCAACGAGCGCATCGGCCGCATCGACGAGCTGATCAGCGCCCAGCTCAACCAGATCCTGCACCATCCCGAGGTGCAGCAACTCGAATCCTCCTGGCGCGGCCTGCACCAGTTGGTGCAGAACAGCGAGACCGGCGCGCGGCTGAAACTGCGCCTGCTCAACGTCAGTCAGCAGGACCTGCAGAACGACCTGGAGAAGGCCGTCGAGTTCGACCAGAGCGCGCTGTTCAAGAAGATCTACGAAGAGGAATACGGCACCTTCGGCGGCCACCCGTTCAGCCTGCTGCTGGGCGACTACTCCTTCGGCCGTCACCCGCAGGACATCGCCCTGCTGGAGAAACTCTCCAACGTCGCCGCCGCCGCCCATGCGCCCTTCATCGCCGCCGCCAGCCCGCGCCTGTTCGACATGGGCAGCTTCACCGAACTGGCGGTGCCGCGCGACCTGAGCAAGGTCTTCGAGAGCCTGGAGCTGATCAAGTGGCGCTCGTTCCGCGAGAGCGAGGATTCGCGCTACGTCTCCCTGGCGCTGCCGCGCTTCCTGGTGCGCCTGCCCTACGGCCCGGAAACCCTGCCGGTGGAAGGCATGAACTTCATCGAGGACGTGGACGGCAGCGACCACGCCAAATACCTCTGGGGCAACGCCGCCTGGGTCCTGGCCCAGCGCATCACCGATGCCTTCAGCAAGTACGGCTGGTGCGCGGCGATCCGCGGCAGCGAAGGTGGCGGCGCCGTCGAAGGCCTGCCGGCACATACCTTCCGCACCCAGGCCGGCGACCTGTCGCTCAAGTGCCCGACCGAGGTGGCGATCACCGACCGCCGCGAGAAGGAGCTCAACGACCTGGGCTTCATCGCCCTGTGCCACAAGAAGAACACCGACCTCGCGGTGTTCTTCGGTGGCCAGTCCACCAACAAGCCGCGCCAGTACAACACCAACGAGGCCAACGCCAACGCGCGGCTCTCGGCGATGCTGCCGTACGTGCTGGCGGCCTCGCGCTTCGCCCACTACCTGAAGGTGATCATGCGCGACAAGGTGGGCAGCTTCATGACCCGCGACAACGTGCAGACCTACCTCAACAACTGGATCGCCGACTACGTGCTGATCAACGACAACGCCCCGCAGGAGATCAAGGCGCAGTACCCGCTGCGCGAAGCCCGCGTGGACGTCAGCGAGGTCGCCGGCAAGCCCGGGGTCTACCGCGCCACGGTGTTCCTGCGGCCGCACTTCCAGCTGGAAGAACTGACCGCCTCGATCCGCCTGGTAGCCAGCCTGCCGCCGCCGGTCGCCGCCTGA
- a CDS encoding type VI secretion protein, protein MKSTKACLCAVLLAVISGCSLFGPKVDVDRLTLDVASKANGDSPIAVDFVAVQDADLLKLLSAMSAKQWFSDREQYRRDYQKQLSVWSLELVPGQFMEARDFPLAGKPAAGLLVFAGYNTPGAHRMRLEQQPNVWLRFDSREMRLLSADEH, encoded by the coding sequence ATGAAGTCGACGAAAGCCTGTCTCTGTGCTGTGCTCCTGGCAGTCATCAGCGGTTGTTCATTGTTCGGCCCGAAGGTCGATGTCGACCGTCTGACCCTGGATGTCGCGAGCAAGGCCAATGGCGATTCGCCCATCGCCGTGGACTTCGTCGCGGTACAGGATGCGGATCTGCTCAAGCTGCTCTCGGCAATGAGCGCCAAACAGTGGTTCAGCGATCGCGAACAGTATCGCCGCGACTACCAGAAGCAGCTCTCCGTGTGGAGTCTGGAGCTGGTGCCAGGGCAGTTCATGGAGGCCAGGGATTTCCCCCTGGCCGGCAAGCCGGCGGCTGGACTTTTGGTCTTTGCTGGCTATAACACTCCCGGCGCTCATCGCATGCGTCTGGAGCAGCAGCCCAACGTTTGGCTGCGTTTCGACAGCAGGGAAATGCGCCTGCTGAGTGCCGACGAGCACTGA
- the tssB gene encoding type VI secretion system contractile sheath small subunit, which produces MAESTQHKLDRVRPPRVQITYDVEIGNAIEKKELPLVLGILSDLSGKPDTPLPKLSERRFTEIDRDNFNAVLSSIGPRVALQVDNTLANDGSKLNVELNFKHIDDFDPVSIVNQVVPLRRLFEARQRLRDLLTKLDGNDELDQLLQDVVSNTEGLQEIRATHPVSAEAGAADDAAQAADDDGEAPTEPQA; this is translated from the coding sequence ATGGCAGAAAGCACACAGCACAAGCTGGACCGGGTGCGCCCACCCAGGGTCCAGATCACCTACGACGTCGAAATCGGCAACGCCATCGAGAAGAAGGAACTGCCCCTGGTGCTCGGCATCCTCTCCGACCTCTCGGGCAAGCCCGACACTCCCCTGCCCAAGCTCAGCGAACGCCGCTTCACCGAAATCGACCGCGACAACTTCAATGCCGTGCTGTCCTCCATCGGCCCGCGCGTGGCGCTGCAGGTGGATAACACCCTGGCCAACGACGGCAGCAAGCTCAACGTCGAGCTGAACTTCAAGCATATCGACGACTTCGACCCGGTGAGCATCGTCAACCAAGTGGTCCCCCTGCGACGGCTGTTCGAGGCCCGCCAGCGCCTGCGCGACCTGCTCACCAAGCTCGACGGCAACGATGAGCTGGACCAGTTGCTGCAGGACGTGGTGAGCAACACCGAGGGTCTGCAGGAAATCCGCGCGACCCACCCGGTGAGTGCCGAGGCCGGCGCCGCCGACGACGCTGCCCAGGCCGCCGACGACGACGGCGAAGCACCCACCGAACCACAAGCCTGA
- the tssF gene encoding type VI secretion system baseplate subunit TssF, whose amino-acid sequence MSDSIDAELLDYYQSELTWLRHAGAGFAARYPKVARRLELGPGECGDPHVERLLEGFALLAARLQRRLDDDYAQFSDALLEQLYPLALRPLPSCAVVRFEPDPAKGNLSAGYRLPRGTPLFVSVPGQERIELPDELRGQTLHWRTADEVTLWPLRIAEAVLLGAEEAQAATGVAGIRSALRLDLRCLDKDGWAALGIDSLRIHLTANAVAKAALYDLLGAHACGLIAKAEGAEPQRLASLPQRVGFAAEQALLPEDDRVHPGLRLLAEYFAFPDKFAFFDVPLHGLRASGEQLYLYILFDRPAPARLTLQASDLALGCVPAINLFPRTSEPLRPDGTRSEYRLVADAHRENSVEIHSIRSLRASTPQGVVEVAPYHGTQHRPGAFGLYWHARRVEGMTPNRRGSDLLLSLVDAGLQPLEETPQYSLSAELLCTNRSLAEYLPAGTELSFERPGPVARATLLRAPSRQSQPALDGPSRWQLVSQLTLNHLSLVEGPQALDALREILALHDFSEDKLASRQIEGLVALDCERVVDHVGSDAWRGWRNGLEVRVHLERQAFVGASAVLFSAVLAQFFSLYANANRFVRTVLVQSDQEICRWQPQAGQPITL is encoded by the coding sequence ATGAGCGACTCGATTGACGCCGAACTGCTGGATTACTACCAGAGCGAACTGACCTGGCTGCGCCACGCCGGCGCTGGATTCGCCGCGCGCTATCCCAAGGTGGCGCGACGCCTGGAACTGGGCCCCGGCGAGTGTGGCGACCCGCACGTCGAGCGCCTGCTGGAAGGCTTCGCGCTGCTCGCCGCGCGCCTGCAACGGCGCCTGGACGACGATTACGCGCAGTTCAGCGACGCCCTGCTGGAACAGCTCTACCCCCTCGCCCTGCGGCCCCTGCCCTCCTGCGCCGTGGTGCGTTTCGAGCCGGACCCGGCCAAGGGCAACCTGAGCGCCGGCTACCGCCTGCCACGCGGCACGCCACTGTTCGTCAGCGTGCCGGGCCAGGAGCGCATCGAACTGCCCGACGAGCTGCGCGGCCAGACCCTGCACTGGCGCACCGCCGACGAAGTCACGCTGTGGCCGCTGCGCATCGCCGAGGCCGTGCTGCTGGGAGCCGAAGAAGCCCAGGCCGCCACCGGCGTCGCCGGCATCCGCTCCGCCCTGCGTCTCGACCTGCGCTGCCTCGACAAGGACGGCTGGGCGGCACTGGGCATCGACAGCCTGCGCATCCACCTGACCGCCAACGCCGTCGCCAAGGCCGCCCTCTACGACCTGCTCGGCGCCCATGCCTGCGGCCTCATCGCCAAGGCCGAGGGCGCCGAACCGCAACGCCTTGCCAGCCTGCCGCAACGGGTCGGCTTCGCCGCCGAACAGGCCCTGCTGCCCGAGGACGACCGCGTCCACCCCGGCTTGCGCCTGCTCGCCGAGTACTTCGCCTTCCCCGACAAGTTCGCCTTCTTCGACGTGCCGCTGCACGGCCTGCGCGCCAGCGGCGAGCAGCTGTATCTCTACATCCTCTTCGATCGCCCCGCCCCCGCCCGCCTGACCCTGCAGGCCAGCGACCTGGCGCTGGGCTGCGTGCCGGCGATCAACCTGTTCCCGCGCACCTCCGAGCCGCTGCGGCCGGACGGTACGCGCAGCGAATACCGGCTGGTCGCCGACGCCCACCGCGAGAACTCGGTGGAAATCCACAGCATCCGCTCGCTGCGCGCCAGCACCCCGCAGGGCGTGGTCGAGGTCGCGCCCTACCACGGCACCCAGCACCGCCCCGGCGCATTCGGCCTCTACTGGCACGCACGGCGAGTCGAGGGCATGACACCCAACCGGCGCGGCAGCGACCTGTTGCTGAGCCTGGTCGACGCCGGCCTGCAACCGCTGGAAGAGACTCCGCAGTACAGCCTCAGCGCCGAACTGCTGTGCACCAACCGCAGCCTGGCCGAATACCTGCCGGCGGGCACCGAACTGTCCTTCGAACGGCCCGGCCCGGTGGCCCGCGCCACCTTGCTGCGGGCACCGAGCCGGCAATCCCAGCCAGCCCTGGACGGCCCCTCGCGCTGGCAACTGGTCTCGCAACTGACGCTCAACCACCTATCCCTGGTGGAGGGTCCGCAGGCCCTTGACGCCCTGCGGGAAATCCTCGCGCTGCACGATTTCAGCGAAGACAAACTCGCCTCGCGCCAGATCGAGGGACTGGTGGCGCTGGATTGCGAGCGCGTGGTCGACCATGTCGGCAGCGACGCCTGGCGCGGCTGGCGCAACGGCCTGGAAGTACGCGTGCACCTGGAGCGCCAGGCCTTCGTCGGCGCCAGCGCGGTGCTGTTCAGCGCCGTGCTCGCACAGTTCTTCTCGCTGTACGCCAACGCCAACCGCTTCGTGCGCACGGTGCTGGTGCAATCGGACCAGGAGATTTGCCGATGGCAACCCCAGGCCGGCCAGCCCATCACTCTCTGA
- the tssE gene encoding type VI secretion system baseplate subunit TssE encodes MQSIGRPPLLDRLADSGGADPTFDSRALAASVAQELSRLLNSRSPAGNGVGILAYGIADWTALQARREADRLHLAREIRRAVTRFEPRLGLSEVVVDADPLQPQRLRVRLLGNLRQDTSRAPLLFELIPVGGTLEVRHERLD; translated from the coding sequence TTGCAAAGCATCGGTCGGCCTCCGCTGCTGGACCGCCTCGCCGACTCCGGAGGGGCGGACCCGACCTTCGACAGCCGCGCATTGGCGGCCTCGGTCGCGCAGGAACTGTCGCGCCTGCTCAACAGCCGCAGCCCGGCCGGCAATGGCGTCGGTATCCTCGCCTACGGCATCGCCGACTGGACCGCCCTGCAAGCCCGCCGCGAAGCCGACCGCCTGCACCTGGCACGGGAAATCCGTCGCGCGGTGACCCGCTTCGAACCACGCCTGGGGCTGAGCGAAGTGGTGGTCGACGCCGACCCGCTCCAGCCGCAGCGCCTGCGCGTGCGCCTGCTCGGCAACCTGCGCCAGGACACCAGCCGCGCACCGCTGCTGTTCGAACTCATCCCCGTTGGCGGAACACTGGAAGTACGCCATGAGCGACTCGATTGA